In Lotus japonicus ecotype B-129 chromosome 5, LjGifu_v1.2, one genomic interval encodes:
- the LOC130717764 gene encoding alpha-xylosidase 1-like, whose product MGSPNPLASLCFFSLLLTCFLCVAEEANSSSPKANKIGQGYRLISIEDAPDGSIMGILQVKEKNNIYGPDIPLLRFYVKHETDNRLRVYISDAKSQRWEVPYDLLPREKPPALKQNIKRLRKNQISVSEYSGSELVFSYTTDPFSFAVKRKSNGDTLFNSSSDESDPFGPLVFKDQYLEISTKLPKEASLYGLGENTQPNGIKLNPNDPYTLYTTDVSAIYLNTDLYGSHPVYMDLRNEGGKAYAHGVLLLNSNGMDVFYRGTSLTYKVIGGVLDFYFFAGPTPLNVVDQYTSLIGRPAPMPYWAFGFHQCRWGYHNLSVIEDVVENYNKAKIPLDVIWNDDDHMDGKKDFTLNPVNYPRPKLLNFLERIHGIGMKYIVIVDPGIAVNSSYGVYQRGMANDVFIKHEGEPFLGQVWPGAVYFPDFLNPSTVSWWGDEIRRFHELVPVDGLWIDMNEVSNFCTGKCTIPEGKVCPSGTGPGWICCLDCKNITSTRWDEPPYKINASGVQAPIGFKTIATSAVHYNGVLEYDAHSIYGFSQTIATHKGLQGIQGKRPFILTRSTYVGSGKYAAHWTGDNKGTWEDLRYSISTVLNFGIFGVPMVGSDICGFYPAPTEELCNRWIEVGAFYPFSRDHANYYSPRQELYQWESVAESARNALGMRYKLLPYFYTLNYEAHTSGVPIARPLFFSFPTYTECYGLSTQFLLGSSLMISPVLEQGKTQVKALFPPGTWYSLFDLTQALISKDGAYVTLDAPLNVVNVHLYQNTILPMQQGGLIAKDARMTPFSLIVTFPADSTEGEATGILFLDDDELPEMKLGNGYSTYIDFYANAKEGTVKVWSEVQEGKFALDKGWVIDTISVLGLNGNGTLPTIEIDGEPPRGVSNVTIATYEQKYLHGLGDGEKKLVMVGLKGLNIPIGKNFAMTWKMGS is encoded by the exons ATGGGTTCTCCTAATCCTTTAGCTTCTCTTTGTTTCTTTTCACTTCTTCTAACTTGCTTTCTGTGTGTGGCTGAAGAAGCTAACTCTTCTTCTCCCAAGGCAAACAAAATTGGCCAAGGCTACCGTTTGATATCTATTGAAGATGCCCCTGATGGTTCCATCATGGGGATTCTCCAAGTTAAGGAGAAGAACAATATCTATGGTCCTGACATTCCCCTTTTACGATTCTATGTCAA GCACGAAACTGATAATCGTTTGCGGGTATACATCAGTGATGCAAAGAGTCAAAGGTGGGAGGTTCCTTATGATCTTTTGCCAAGGGAGAAACCACCTGCTTTGAAGCAGAACATTAAGAGGTTGAGGAAGAATCAAATATCAGTGTCAGAGTACTCTGGCTCTGAGCTTGTCTTCAGTTACACTACAGACCCGTTTAGCTTTGCAGTGAAAAGGAAGTCCAATGGAGATACCCTTTTTAATTCCAGCTCTGATGAATCAGACCCATTTGGCCCATTGGTTTTCAAGGACCAGTACCTGGAAATTTCTACCAAGTTGCCCAAAGAAGCCTCCTTGTATGGTTTGGGGGAAAACACACAACCAAATGGGATCAAACTGAATCCAAATGACCCTTACACTTTGTATACCACTGATGTATCGGCCATTTATCTCAATACTGATCTATATGGGTCACACCCTGTGTACATGGATCTCAGAAATGAAGGTGGCAAAGCTTATGCACATGGTGTTCTGCTGCTGAATAGCAATGGAATGGATGTGTTCTACAGAGGAACCTCTCTGACATACAAGGTTATTGGTGGTGTGCTTGATTTTTACTTCTTTGCAGGACCCACCCCTTTGAATGTTGTTGATCAGTACACTTCCTTAATTGGCAGACCTGCTCCAATGCCTTACTGGGCTTTCG GATTCCACCAGTGCAGATGGGGCTATCATAACCTCTCTGTTATTGAAGATGTTGTTGAGAATTACAACAAGGCTAAAATTCCACTTGATGTGATCTGGAATGATGATGATCACATGGATGGGAAAAAGGACTTCACACTCAATCCAGTTAACTACCCTCGTCCGAAGCTTTTAAACTTTCTGGAGAGAATACATGGCATTGGCATGAAATATATAGTCATCGTTGATCCCGGAATTGCAGTTAACTCCAGTTATGGTGTATATCAGAGGGGCATGGCTAATGATGTTTTCATCAAGCATGAGGGTGAGCCCTTCTTGGGTCAAGTTTGGCCAGGAGCAGTTTACTTTCCTGATTTTCTCAATCCAAGCACAGTTTCTTGGTGGGGTGATGAGATCCGCCGCTTTCATGAACTTGTTCCTGTTGATGGCCTATGGATTGACATGAATGAAGTTTCAAATTTCTGCACTGGGAAGTGCACAATTCCTGAGGGTAAGGTGTGCCCAAGTGGAACAGGACCTGGATGGATATGTTGCTTAGATTGTAAAAATATTACAAGCACACGGTGGGATGAACCTCCCTACAAAATTAATGCTTCAGGAGTACAGGCACCTATAGGCTTTAAAACTATAGCCACTAGTGCAGTTCACTATAATGGTGTTTTGGAGTATGATGCTCACAGTATTTATGGCTTTTCTCAAACCATTGCAACTCACAAGGGCCTTCAAGGGATTCAAGGAAAACGACCTTTTATATTGACCCGCTCCACTTATGTGGGTTCAGGCAAATATGCTGCACATTGGACTGGTGACAATAAGGGCACATGGGAGGATTTGAGATACTCAATATCTACAGTGCTCAATTTTGGAATATTTGGGGTGCCAATGGTTGGTTCTGATATATGTGGTTTCTATCCGGCACCCACTGAAGAGCTTTGCAATCGGTGGATTGAAGTTGGTGCTTTCTACCCTTTCTCAAGGGACCATGCAAACTACTACTCCCCTAGACAAGAGCTTTACCAATGGGAGTCAGTAGCAGAGTCTGCTAGAAATGCATTGGGGATGAGGTACAAGCTTCTCCCTTATTTCTACACCTTGAACTATGAGGCTCATACTAGTGGAGTACCAATTGCCAGGCCActtttcttctcatttccaaCTTACACTGAATGTTATGGCCTCAGCACCCAGTTCTTGCTTGGGAGCAGCCTAATGATTTCTCCTGTACTTGAGCAAGGAAAGACACAAGTTAAGGCACTCTTTCCTCCAGGAACCTGGTACagtttgtttgacttaacacAAGCCCTTATTTCAAAAGATGGAGCCTATGTTACCCTTGACGCGCCGCTCAACGTGGTCAATGTGCATTTGTATCAGAACACCATTCTTCCGATGCAACAGGGTGGATTGATAGCCAAGGATGCTAGAATGACACCCTTCAGCCTCATTGTGACCTTTCCAGCTGATTCAACTGAAGGAGAAGCTACAGGGATCCTATTCCTTGATGATGACGAGCTTCCAGAAATGAAGCTTGGAAATGGTTATTCAACCTACATTGATTTCTACGCAAATGCCAAAGAAGGAACTGTGAAAGTTTGGTCAGAAGTCCAAGAGGGCAAGTTTGCTCTAGATAAAGGTTGGGTTATTGACACCATAAGTGTACTGGGATTAAATGGAAATGGGACACTACCTACAATTGAGATAGATGGAGAACCACCAAGGGGTGTCTCAAATGTGACAATTGCCACATATGAACAGAAGTACTTGCACGGTCTAGGAGACGGAGAAAAGAAGTTAGTGATGGTAGGGTTGAAGGGCTTGAATATCCCTATAGGTAAAAACTTTGCTATGACCTGGAAGATGGGATCATAA